In Lathyrus oleraceus cultivar Zhongwan6 chromosome 2, CAAS_Psat_ZW6_1.0, whole genome shotgun sequence, the DNA window GCAGTGTCCAATTCACCAAGCATACCATATCCCAGAATCATAGTATTCCATGAAGCGACATCCTTGTGTTGAATACGGTCAAAGATTTTAGTTGCAAGATCGATTCGGCCGCACTTGGTATACAAATCCAAAAGGGAATTTGCTGCAAAAAGATGAGTATGGAAGAGCTTTCTTACCAGATGCCCATGAATCTCCTTACCTTGCTTTATAGAAGAAAGATTTGCACAAGCTGATATGATACCAATGAACGAAACAATATCGGGCATCATGCCAGAGAGTCTCATTTCTGAAAACAAATTTAGAGACTCTGAGCTGTTAGTTGTTTGAGAATAACCTATAATTAGTATATTGTAAGAAACTTTATCCTTGACAGAAATATTGAAAACATTTCGAGCAAGACTTAAACGTCCGCACTTCGAATACATGTCTGTCAGAGCATTGGAGACAAACAAATCAAAGGTGCATCCGATCCGAATTACTCTGGTGTGAATTTCTTTTCCAACATTCAGAAAACCTAATCTTGCACATGCTGGAAGAACATTTGTGAAGGTCACATTGTTGGGGGTTTCGCCATGAGCTTGCATTCGCCTCACTAATTCTACAGCTGCAAAATGGTGTCTGTTCTGAGCAAAATTTGCAACCATAGCATTCCATGACACAATATTTCTCTCTCCCATTCTGTTAAATATAGTAGACGCTGTGCACGACAATCCCGACTTCGCATACATATCTATCAAAGAGTTGCCAATAAAAATATCAGACTCAATACCCATCCTTAAACTAAACCCATGGACTTCCATTCCCATCTTAAAAAGTCCTAATTCTCCTAATACAGGTAGCATACTAGAAATGGTGACAGGGTTTGGTCTCATTCCTGCATCAATCATCAACCTAAACGCATCCAAAGCATCCATATAGAATCCCCTAAAAGAAAAACTAGTAATAATAGCATTCCAAGAAACCTCATTTCTCTCATCCATTTCATCAAAAACTTTCATAGAAGCCTCCTCACTCCCACATTTCCCATAAACATCAACCAACGCATTTCCAACCTTTACATGACTCAACAAACCAACCTTCAAAGCATAACTATGCACAACTCTCGCCATAACCACATTCTCACTATCTGCGCACACCGGCAACACACTAACAACAGTAACCAAATCCGGTCTAATAACCGGAGCAGAACCAACCATCTCTTTGAAAAAACCAAGTGACTCCTCATAAAAACCCTGAACAGAACACAAACCAATAACAGTATTCCAAGAAACCTTATCCCTTTCAAACATTTCATCAAACACCTTCATCGCATCAACTAAAAAACCACAATTACCATACAGCATCAAAAGGGTATTTCCAACAAAAACATCCTTATCAAAACCAAACTTAAACACAACCCCATGAACCTCCCTACCCTTATCAATCTCCAAATAATCAGAACAGCCCTTTAAAACAAAAGGGTAGGTGTGATCATCAGGCCTAACACCAGAACGAACCATGGTGTTATAGATACTAAACCCATCAAAAATACCCGCAATGGAATAAGCACGGATGAGGGTGTTCCACAAGAAAGCAGTGCGGGAAAATGAAACAGCTTTTTGGAAGAGAAAAAGGGAATTTTTTGGGTGTCCAAAGGTAGCGTATTGGAGAATGAGAGAAGCGGAGATGGAGACACTGTGAGGGAGGAAAGCGTGGAGGATGGCAAAGGCATGGAGTTGCTTTGTGTGTGAAACGGTGTGGGAATGAGTGCAGAGTTGAAGAAGGTTTGGGTGAGTTTGAGTGTTGGAAGAtgaagaaaatgaaaaagaaaagagagtGTTATTGGtgaatttgtgtttgagtttgttgagaagatggaaatggaataGCATGGAACAATGTCGAGTTTGATGATTGTCTCTTTCGGTTGATGTAGCATAGTGTTTGAGTTTGACAATTTAGATTTCTCCTTAGAGAATCTATTCAGTTTTACATATAATTTATAttctcaaaatttaaatttaaaataagatGATTAGTTAAAATAGAATTTTTTATTCGAATATcccacattttcaaaaaaaaatcctaaaataatttagtttttaaaaaatttctcaaactaccccaatttcaacaaaaaaaaatccGTAAGGCATAGGCGCTAATTTTAAGTGGGGGCGTCAATTTGATTGACTACATCATATGGTGCTGCCAATACAATTGACGTCCATGTGTAATTTGaaagaggaggcgccaattggtctggcgTCTCAGTGCAAtgtgaattttttttataaatagatgtgttgtgtgattcatttttccatATTCCATTTCgtcatattgcaaacatgtttggtgttcgtcgtcACTATGAAAAAATGATTTATTTGAGAGATAAACTTAtgatgttgatgctcttctggaacatctgtag includes these proteins:
- the LOC127119661 gene encoding pentatricopeptide repeat-containing protein At3g16610; the encoded protein is MLFHFHLLNKLKHKFTNNTLFSFSFSSSSNTQTHPNLLQLCTHSHTVSHTKQLHAFAILHAFLPHSVSISASLILQYATFGHPKNSLFLFQKAVSFSRTAFLWNTLIRAYSIAGIFDGFSIYNTMVRSGVRPDDHTYPFVLKGCSDYLEIDKGREVHGVVFKFGFDKDVFVGNTLLMLYGNCGFLVDAMKVFDEMFERDKVSWNTVIGLCSVQGFYEESLGFFKEMVGSAPVIRPDLVTVVSVLPVCADSENVVMARVVHSYALKVGLLSHVKVGNALVDVYGKCGSEEASMKVFDEMDERNEVSWNAIITSFSFRGFYMDALDAFRLMIDAGMRPNPVTISSMLPVLGELGLFKMGMEVHGFSLRMGIESDIFIGNSLIDMYAKSGLSCTASTIFNRMGERNIVSWNAMVANFAQNRHHFAAVELVRRMQAHGETPNNVTFTNVLPACARLGFLNVGKEIHTRVIRIGCTFDLFVSNALTDMYSKCGRLSLARNVFNISVKDKVSYNILIIGYSQTTNSSESLNLFSEMRLSGMMPDIVSFIGIISACANLSSIKQGKEIHGHLVRKLFHTHLFAANSLLDLYTKCGRIDLATKIFDRIQHKDVASWNTMILGYGMLGELDTAINLFEAMKDDGVEYDSVSFIAVLSACSHGGLIEKGNKYFKKMKVHNIEPTHMHYACMVDILGRAGQIEEAANLIRNISFEPDANIWGALLGACRIYGNVELGHWAAEHLFKLKPDHCGYYILLSNMYAEAGRWDEANKVRELMKSRGAKKNPGCSWVQVGDQVHAFIVGEKIESLDTEPWLSESG